One window from the genome of Eucalyptus grandis isolate ANBG69807.140 chromosome 7, ASM1654582v1, whole genome shotgun sequence encodes:
- the LOC104455253 gene encoding disease resistance protein RUN1, with the protein MTMIQRSNNEQMLRFFSSMTLGSWLNETATHSLPYVSLWIQAAAAMSNMGLFEAEMCSSPVVPFQYLVYLADTRNFVSHLHNALERNKIRVFVDHSLERGLEIAPTINEAIEQSRSAIVVISQTFASSPWCLDELDKILECKEKKGQLVFLIFMDVDPKEMREQSGPFKRIGQNEKGIAQENADKVQRWRKALRKAGNLTGWSLENRY; encoded by the exons ATGACGATGATCCAACGCTCAAACAACGAGCAGATGCTCAGGTTCTTCTCCTCTATGACCCTCGGCTCCTGGCTCAATGAGACCGCCACTCACAGTTTACCTTATGTGAG TTTGTGGATACAAGCGGCTGCTGCAATGTCCAATATGGGGTTATTTGAAGCAGAAATGTGCAGTTCTCCAGTTGTGCCTTTTCAGTATTTGGTCTATCTT GCCGACACGCGCAACTTCGTGAGCCATCTCCACAATGCTCTTGAGCGGAACAAGATAAGGGTCTTCGTTGATCACAGTCTGGAAAGAGGACTAGAGATTGCACCCACAATCAATGAAGCGATTGAGCAATCGAGGAGCGCCATCGTGGTCATCTCTCAGACATTTGCCTCCTCGCCATGGTGTCTGGACGAGCTGGATAAGATCCTCGagtgcaaggaaaagaaaggccagCTGGTATTCCTCATTTTCATGGATGTTGACCCCAAAGAGATGCGCGAGCAGTCCGGACCATTCAAGCGGATTGGCCAAAATGAGAAGGGTATAGCGCAGGAGAACGCTGACAAGGTCCAAAGGTGGAGAAAAGCTCTCCGCAAAGCCGGTAATCTCACCGGTTGGTCTCTCGAAAATAGGTACTaa
- the LOC104455254 gene encoding disease resistance protein RUN1-like, protein MAQLAFHPVGLNAQVQALFSLLQLEVEEVRILGISGTRGIGRTTLARALYHRIANQFDRSCFVMNVKDISSLEGLLKMQETLFGDNLCDGDSEFCNNVHEVINFMRSKLNNKRVLLVFDDVVGLSEPMSHLIKALNLGLGSRVILIPRHKETLIGDLCSNIYEARALNDDQALKLFSWNAFRERYPKNDYRMLSNCFTSFSKGLPLVLIVMGSFLSGKSVKEWQRAFDRLKEISQEDVHDILRIVIDGLEANERTIFLDIACFLNGYDKEVIIKSLDQCSVYATSGIEILAQKLLICIDDNNNIWMHDLLQEMGRRIVIQECPENPNKRSRIWCHEDALQVIRQNVGTDCIEGIKLDKVDVEDLIVNADSFKKMKKLRLFKMADHAPHCGPAGHLSEKLWTRFARNNNDMFAFWEALVKQISMFWSRGA, encoded by the exons ATGGCCCAGCTTGCTTTCCATCCAGTTGGGTTAAATGCTCAGGTACAAGCCTTGTTCTCCTTACTCCAATTAGAGGTTGAGGAGGTCCGAATCCTGGGAATTTCTGGCACTAGGGGAATCGGTAGGACTACACTTGCGAGAGCTCTTTACCACCGAATTGCAAATCAATTTGATCGGAGTTGCTTTGTCATGAATGTGAAGGATATATCAAGCCTGGAGGGCCTCCTCAAAATGCAGGAGACCCTTTTTGGTGATAATCTCTGCGATGGAGATTCAGAGTTTTGCAATAATGTTCATGAAGTAATAAACTTCATGAGGAGTAAGCTTAACAACAAGAGGGTTCTGCTGGTATTTGATGATGTTGTAGGGTTGTCGGAGCCAATGAGCCACCTAATCAAGGCCTTGAACTTAGGCTTGGGAAGTAGAGTCATTTTGATCCCTCGACACAAAGAAACCTTAATTGGAGATCTATGCAGTAATATCTATGAGGCAAGAGCACTGAATGATGATCAAGCTCTCaaactttttagttggaatgcATTTCGAGAAAGGTATCCAAAAAATGATTATAGGATGCTCTCAAACTGCTTCACAAGTTTCTCCAAAGGCCTTCCTTTGGTGCTGATTGTGATGGGTTCTTTCTTGAGTGGCAAAAGCGTTAAAGAATGGCAAAGAGCTTTTGATCGACTAAAAGAAATCTCTCAGGAAGACGTTCATGACATACTAAGGATTGTTATTGATGGCTTAGAGGCCAACGAGAGAACGATTTTCCTTGACATTGCATGTTTTCTCAATGGATATGACAAAGAAGTAATCATCAAGTCCCTAGATCAATGCAGTGTCTATGCCACTAGTGGGATTGAGATTCTGGCTCAAAAGTTGCTGATATGCATTGATGACAATAACAATATATGGATGCATGATTTGCTTCAAGAAATGGGTAGACGAATTGTGATTCAAGAGTGCCCTGAAAATCCCAACAAGCGAAGCCGAATATGGTGTCATGAAGATGCTCTACAAGTGATTAGGCAAAACGTG GGAACAGATTGCATTGAAGGCATTAAACTAGATAAAGTTGATGTAGAAGACTTGATTGTGAATGCAGACTCGttcaaaaagatgaagaagcttAGATTGTTTAAAATGGCTGATCATGCCCCTCATTGTGGACCGGCCGGACATCTATCGGAAAAGTTGTGGACACGTTTTGCACGGAACAACAATGATATGTTTGCATTTTGGGAAGCGCTGGTGAAGCAAATTTCGATGTTCTGGTCTCGCGGAGCCTGA